A stretch of Lysinibacillus agricola DNA encodes these proteins:
- a CDS encoding methyl-accepting chemotaxis protein has product MSVGKKLSFGFLSIILTLIISLSILFIQFSNIENKVENALEDRVALVELADNLQIELAMQGLFIRAIIIEDTAANKENFAKYSKMLDDHVAEMKEKSDSSEMDAYSQDLNTYNDAFNKAADEALVLQKAGKLEETLQKVNGEVQQANKELLSVSENIISYQKNQLDIVTKESRQAVSNSQIISIIAIVIGVILGISLMFYVQRTISRPLKSVVIAANNIANGELYHQDISHQSKDEIGQLSTAFNAMKDSLRSLLTHIQGNAEHLSASAEELSASTEEISASAEEVTVRINETANAASTATIAANESAYAMDETAVGVQRIAEATQQLHQSAVTTSELANDGNSTVDEAQQQMNVIYDSTQMINDLVQKLSKQSEEIGHITTVITAITDQTNLLALNAAIEAARAGEHGKGFAVVADEVRKLAEESKQSANQIVVLTQEIQEDTLNVEKAVEDGLQSVTDGVKIIGDAGNSFEAIVKAINTMTDQIEDISATSEEISASAEQVAASVAEIAHGASSSAANTQIVAEASKEQAATMQQVNQVATDLSEKSMDLQTQINQFKL; this is encoded by the coding sequence ATGTCTGTAGGCAAAAAATTAAGCTTTGGTTTTCTCTCCATCATCCTCACCCTAATTATTTCATTGTCGATTTTGTTTATTCAGTTTTCAAATATTGAAAATAAGGTAGAAAACGCGCTAGAGGATCGTGTTGCCTTAGTAGAGTTAGCTGATAATCTTCAAATTGAATTAGCGATGCAAGGGCTTTTCATTCGTGCCATAATCATCGAGGACACAGCTGCTAATAAAGAGAACTTTGCAAAATATTCAAAAATGTTAGATGACCACGTAGCAGAGATGAAGGAAAAATCTGATTCATCTGAAATGGATGCTTACTCGCAGGATTTAAATACATATAATGATGCTTTTAACAAAGCGGCAGATGAAGCACTTGTGCTCCAAAAAGCTGGGAAATTAGAAGAGACACTACAAAAAGTTAATGGCGAGGTGCAACAAGCAAACAAGGAGTTATTATCAGTATCAGAAAATATTATAAGTTATCAAAAAAATCAACTTGATATTGTTACAAAAGAGTCTAGACAAGCTGTATCAAATTCGCAAATAATTTCAATCATAGCTATCGTCATTGGCGTTATTCTTGGGATATCCCTGATGTTTTATGTACAACGAACTATTTCGCGTCCTTTAAAATCTGTAGTAATTGCTGCCAATAATATTGCCAATGGTGAATTATATCATCAAGATATCTCTCACCAATCTAAAGATGAAATTGGTCAGCTTTCTACAGCCTTTAACGCAATGAAAGATAGCTTACGAAGTTTATTAACACATATTCAAGGCAATGCTGAACATTTATCAGCTTCTGCTGAAGAGCTATCCGCCTCTACCGAAGAGATTTCTGCTTCTGCTGAAGAGGTGACTGTACGTATTAATGAGACAGCGAATGCAGCATCTACTGCTACAATTGCTGCCAATGAGAGTGCATATGCAATGGATGAAACAGCAGTAGGTGTACAACGTATAGCAGAGGCAACTCAACAACTTCATCAAAGCGCAGTGACAACAAGTGAATTGGCGAATGACGGTAATAGTACAGTCGATGAAGCCCAACAACAAATGAACGTCATTTATGACTCTACGCAAATGATTAACGATCTCGTTCAAAAATTGAGTAAGCAATCAGAAGAAATAGGCCATATCACTACAGTAATTACAGCAATCACAGATCAAACGAATTTATTAGCCCTAAACGCTGCAATCGAGGCTGCACGTGCAGGTGAACACGGCAAAGGCTTTGCAGTCGTAGCCGACGAAGTACGCAAGCTAGCAGAAGAATCAAAGCAATCAGCCAATCAAATCGTTGTCTTAACACAAGAAATTCAAGAAGATACACTAAATGTAGAAAAAGCTGTCGAAGATGGGCTACAATCTGTCACAGATGGTGTAAAAATTATCGGGGATGCTGGCAACTCTTTCGAAGCAATCGTAAAAGCGATCAATACGATGACAGACCAGATAGAAGATATTTCGGCTACTTCGGAAGAAATCTCTGCAAGCGCTGAACAGGTAGCTGCCTCTGTCGCAGAAATTGCCCATGGTGCTTCTTCTAGTGCAGCCAATACACAAATCGTTGCCGAAGCGAGTAAGGAACAAGCTGCGACAATGCAACAAGTAAATCAAGTTGCTACAGATTTAAGTGAAAAATCAATGGACTTACAAACCCAAATTAATCAATTTAAGCTTTAA
- a CDS encoding Rqc2 family fibronectin-binding protein, producing the protein MAFDGLFTYSMTADLQQLVTGRITKIHQPNAQEVVLHIRANGSNHKLLFSIHPSYARVHLTEQSIDNPAEPPMFCMLLRKHIEGGFISSIKQHDFDRIIIVEIQSKNEIGDPIVRELHAEIMGRHSNLLLIDKEQGKIVDSLKHLPPSVNSFRTVLPGQPYIAPPAQNKWHPLAVTDEQLTMFFSELKTAKEVVSQFTGFSPVHAEELLFRLTDTTDRVGSFKNFIASFNNGGAEPMYVFANNKTYFSPIALTHLQGDVTIYPNVHELLDRVFFARAERDRVKQQAGDLERWLQNEIDKLTLKTKKLNKDYERASKLDQFQLYGELLMANIYAFEKGVREVTVTNYYSETEEKITIPVSDRKTPIENAQSYYTKYTKAKNALIMVQEQLEKTKEEITYFEMLAQQVQQAAPGDIEEIREELAEQGYLKLRHARKKKKQVKPEPERYVSSTGVAISVGKNNKQNDMLTFKIAKRTDIWLHTKDIPGSHVVIHTSEPDDTTLREAATLAAYFSKARDSSSVPVDYTEIRQVKKPNGAKPGFVIYFEQKTLYIDPDETVILQLKKQS; encoded by the coding sequence ATGGCATTTGATGGCTTATTTACTTATTCAATGACAGCCGACCTACAACAATTAGTAACAGGTCGGATTACTAAAATACATCAACCAAACGCTCAGGAGGTAGTTTTACATATCCGTGCGAACGGAAGCAATCATAAATTGCTTTTTTCAATTCACCCTTCATACGCACGCGTTCATCTTACTGAGCAATCTATTGATAATCCAGCAGAACCTCCTATGTTTTGTATGCTGTTACGGAAGCATATAGAGGGTGGTTTTATTTCTTCTATTAAACAACACGATTTTGATCGTATTATAATAGTAGAAATCCAAAGTAAAAATGAAATTGGCGACCCTATTGTAAGGGAATTACATGCTGAAATTATGGGCCGTCACAGTAACCTGCTGTTAATAGATAAGGAGCAGGGAAAAATAGTCGACAGCTTAAAGCATTTGCCACCTTCCGTGAATAGTTTTCGGACAGTGTTACCTGGTCAGCCCTATATTGCACCACCCGCCCAAAATAAATGGCACCCTCTAGCAGTGACCGACGAACAGCTTACGATGTTTTTCTCTGAACTAAAAACGGCTAAGGAAGTTGTTTCGCAATTTACTGGCTTCTCACCTGTCCATGCAGAGGAATTATTATTCCGATTAACAGACACAACTGATCGTGTAGGTAGCTTTAAGAACTTTATAGCTTCTTTTAATAATGGTGGAGCAGAGCCGATGTATGTATTCGCAAATAATAAAACTTACTTCTCACCAATCGCTTTAACACATTTACAAGGAGATGTAACGATTTATCCAAATGTACACGAGCTACTTGACCGCGTATTCTTTGCACGAGCTGAGCGTGATCGTGTTAAACAGCAGGCAGGGGATTTAGAGCGATGGCTACAAAATGAAATTGATAAGCTTACATTAAAAACTAAAAAATTGAATAAAGATTACGAACGTGCATCTAAGCTTGATCAGTTCCAATTATATGGGGAACTACTGATGGCGAATATTTACGCGTTTGAAAAAGGTGTAAGAGAAGTAACTGTCACTAACTACTATAGTGAGACTGAAGAAAAAATCACCATTCCAGTAAGTGATCGTAAAACACCTATCGAAAACGCTCAAAGCTATTACACAAAATACACAAAGGCAAAAAATGCCCTTATAATGGTTCAAGAACAGCTAGAAAAAACGAAGGAAGAAATAACATATTTTGAAATGCTCGCTCAGCAGGTACAACAAGCTGCTCCGGGAGATATCGAAGAAATTCGCGAAGAATTAGCAGAACAAGGTTATTTGAAATTACGTCATGCGAGAAAAAAGAAGAAACAAGTGAAGCCTGAGCCTGAACGTTATGTCTCTTCTACAGGTGTAGCTATCTCTGTTGGGAAGAATAACAAGCAAAATGACATGCTTACATTTAAAATAGCTAAGCGCACTGATATTTGGCTGCATACGAAGGATATTCCAGGCTCACATGTTGTCATCCATACGAGTGAACCAGATGATACTACATTACGAGAAGCCGCTACACTTGCCGCCTATTTTTCAAAAGCAAGAGACTCTTCCTCTGTCCCAGTAGATTACACAGAAATACGTCAGGTAAAAAAGCCAAATGGCGCTAAACCTGGTTTTGTTATTTACTTTGAACAAAAGACTTTATACATCGATCCAGATGAAACTGTCATTTTACAGTTAAAAAAACAGTCTTAA
- a CDS encoding YicC/YloC family endoribonuclease, translated as MVRSMTGFGRGVTTTRDFQLTVEMRSVNHRFLEIHAKFPKEWLEAEIFAKKLISQALSRGKIDVMVYVKDLENVEQSIEINWSLIEAYRKAKEQLASKVPLEEKWTMQELLSLEQALVQEKPQLTPEDLLCAVEKAITQALEQLIQMREREGQELQDVVVQYKEQLMEQVKQIRSFSSLAVEKYRTRLLERITEVANGSLLEDRLLAEVAIFAERVDITEELDRLDSHFNQLEETLQETISVGRKLDFLMQEIHREINTIGSKNQSTEAAIAVVQAKTILEKMREQVQNIE; from the coding sequence TTGGTGCGTAGTATGACTGGTTTTGGCAGAGGTGTCACAACAACAAGAGACTTTCAATTAACCGTAGAAATGCGCTCGGTCAACCATCGATTTTTAGAAATTCATGCAAAATTTCCGAAAGAATGGCTTGAAGCAGAAATTTTTGCAAAGAAATTAATTTCACAAGCTTTGTCACGTGGCAAAATTGATGTGATGGTATATGTTAAGGATTTAGAGAACGTCGAGCAATCTATTGAAATTAATTGGTCATTAATTGAAGCGTATCGTAAGGCAAAAGAGCAATTAGCAAGTAAAGTACCACTTGAAGAAAAATGGACGATGCAAGAGCTACTGTCTCTTGAACAAGCACTTGTACAGGAAAAGCCACAGCTTACACCTGAGGATTTACTTTGTGCTGTTGAAAAGGCTATTACGCAAGCACTTGAGCAGCTGATTCAAATGCGCGAGCGTGAAGGGCAAGAATTGCAAGACGTTGTTGTACAATATAAAGAACAGTTAATGGAACAAGTGAAACAGATTCGTTCATTCTCCTCTCTAGCTGTTGAAAAATATCGTACACGATTATTGGAACGAATTACTGAAGTGGCGAATGGATCGCTGTTAGAAGATCGCCTACTTGCAGAAGTAGCGATATTTGCAGAACGTGTAGACATTACCGAAGAATTGGACCGATTAGATAGTCATTTTAATCAACTGGAAGAAACGTTACAAGAAACGATTTCAGTTGGCCGTAAATTAGACTTTTTAATGCAGGAAATACACCGCGAGATCAATACGATTGGTTCAAAAAATCAATCAACAGAGGCGGCCATTGCGGTAGTTCAGGCGAAAACAATTTTAGAAAAGATGCGTGAGCAAGTTCAAAATATCGAATAG